One Populus nigra chromosome 16, ddPopNigr1.1, whole genome shotgun sequence genomic window, CATTGTCCTGtgcattaacaaaaaaagatggtaatcaagaaaaacattaatttgcaAGGCACCCACCTGCCAAACAAAACTAGGGCAACCAAAAGACATTTCTGTATTGGAAGGAGCACGTTTCTAAGCCAGCACAAGCTGCCTCGGAGCCAGATGGGACTGTCTCTCATTCACTTGTCTTGGGACCCCCTTTGTACGCATGTTACATGTCCAAGCGAACACAAGCTGCACAATCCCAAGGAGGCCTTAATTCTGGTAGAGGGACAAGACATTAAGAATGGCAGGCTGGTCGGTAACTGAGGCCTACATCCAGTTCATGGTTTGCGGGATGATTTGAAAGCTTCGCACCCTTTTCTTGGACGATGGATGGTCGCGTTCTTATGATCGTTTGGTAGCTGAAATAAATTAGAAGAGATAGCAAATTGATATACTCTGCAATGAATGAAACCAAACCTGTTAATCCTTCTagcaatatatttattaaatttctagGTTGAAGGCGTCTGTGCGCGCTCGCGAGTGTGAAAACAAAGTCTTCAATGCTGCCAGATTTGTCGAATCATAGTGGGCACCTAGCATAGTTAAGAGACTGGACATTCAAGTAGCTGGGGAACTCCGTCCAAATTAGATAAGAGTGTGTGGACCATGGTTGTTTTGGTCTTCTTTGGGGACTGAAGCCTCTGTCACATAGCTGTATGATAAAAAAGTGAAACCTTCCGGTGGGTAGAAAGTTTCCCAAGAGATGCAAAAAAGGGTGTAGAAACAACCGACAAGAATTTGAGTGGGACTAGGCTAGATAGTGTTGGATCAAGCTATTGGTTGTATTGCTCCATCCAAGATTATAATAGCAGCCCCTTTTCTTTAATGGTTTCTGAAGGAATTAGCAACTTGCCTTGCCTAGACTTTTGACATGCAAGCTCGATCAAGACTGGCTGATCCAGCAGAAATCTTCAAAAATGAGAAAGTAGAGACGGGTTTCGGCTTCTTCGCCCATGCTTATATCAGGAACATATGCTATCTCCTTAAATTATAATACACGAACTCGTTGTTTTACCAGGCCTAGCAGAAGGAGAGACAACAGACGATAATTGGCAGACGGAGAAGGAGCAAGAGATAACCAGGCAACGCAAACATTTGAAGAATTGTGATTTAAACGATCCCAACGAGATTTCATCTTTCCATACAATTAATCATAACAAATATGTGCTTAAGTGTTTATTAATGTGTTGGCCTATCAGAAAGCAAGCCCGAGCATTGATGAAGACCAAAATTAGTAAAACAATGGCACCCATTCAGATGGCCAGGCTACAATAATCGATTGCACGATTGTGGTGCAATCCCTCTAGCAATAGCAATTTCACACAAAATGCCATCTTCTAAAGAATATCAACAAAAGAATTTCTTAATGTGTTCTTCAAATCCCTTTCACGGTTTCCCTACACTTGCTTCTTCATGTGCTGATCAATTCTTCATGTCAGGTTAAGTCAGCCAAGTATGAGCAAAACATGGGAAAGTGATCTCCTGTCCGAAGCAGGGTGTGCTATTGAGTATAAACAAGACCTAACAAAATTGCCAATCCAATCCATGTGACTGCAGAATTAGTCTCTGGTTTGCAATTTAGGCCTCTTTGACAAACTCAAAGTAGAAAACGGTGATGAAGACTGAAGTTCGGACGGCAGAAAATCAAAAGCAGGGGACGAGGATGATTGTACAAGCTGTGGTTGTGATAATGAATAGAAACAATCTTCCCTTCCTCTCTTCCTAAcacttctccttttcttttgctctcCATCGCCTCCCATTATAACATCTTTAATTCGTTTCACATCTGACAATTTCACTGGCTTAAGTATGTATTCTTCTGCCCCTTCTTCTAAACACCTGAGCCATTTAATAAGAAGCAGTTAGCATCAATGATCATTTCTGATACaatcatgataaaataaaataaaaagggaaaagaaaatctCATCGCGGAGATCAACTTGTCGAGCAAGCTCACCCCATATACAATTTTGATATTCTATAATTCAAAATGCATAGAACTGATATCTGGTTGAAAACAGAgacatcttaaaaaaatacaggcAGACTGAAAATATTATCAGACTTTGATACAACAAAATATGCTGCTAATAAACAATGAATCAGAGAATTTTAAACGGTGCTTAAGTAATCAGTAATTACATCAAATTAGCCCTTCATTTCCACAGAATTATACTTGGGCAGAGTCGTAGAAAGAACTGTATCCTACTCGACACGGATCAAAATCTAAGATATTCGTCCAGATTTGCTCTTTGAATTGTTAGCTACCATAatatttaacaaatttatttccttttctaaCTCAAAGTTCATCAATTGACAGAGAACTCCAAAACATTAGACAAGATGAAAAATTCATCTTTCCACCCAACccacagaaaaagaaagattaagCCAGAGAGAAGGATACCTATCAATACGAGCCAAGATGTTCTCAGATGACATGATCACTACAGGAATCTCTCTGAAAGCTGATGATTCctgctaaaaaaacaaatttccaaaACCCCATCAACatacaattcaataaattaattttcatttctcaTCTTATGCATTCTAGCAACAAAATAAAGATTGAACAAAAAAGGTATGTGGAGAAAGTAAGAGGATCGCACGGACCTTAATCTTTTTAAGCAGCTCATATCCTGTCATCCCCGGCATGGAGTAATCGGTCATGATGAGATTGATTTTCAAATCCTATAATCACAACGATTAAGCAATAATAAACCGTCAGCACCACTTAATTTCTCAGCAAAGAAACAGAGATCCAATAAAGTTACTCTTTTTTCCTTACATTGAACCCAACAGAGCTCTTCTCTCCATCCAATCCAAGATACTGCAAAGCTCTACTCCCACTCTCTACAACAGTCACTGCAAATATCCAAAAATCCCAATCagtttcaaaaacacaaaaaacaaagaccattaattaaaacctcaaaataaaaaaaaaaggatcaccTTTACAAGATGATATCTTAAGCAACCTCTCTATAACCTTCCTGTCTACAAAGCTATCATCTACAGCAAGAACATGCAACTCCTCTGAACCAGAAACAGACCCTTTAGAAAATCCAACTTCTTCCGTCAAACTTCGCCTTAAGATCTCGCCGGCCGTTGCCATATCACCAgaaaatatgtgtgtgtgtggtgtATCTTTTGACGGGGTCTTTGGTTGGTAATGGCTTTCTTGCAATGCAGAGCTACTATATGTCAAAGTTTAAAAGTAGTGTGGTTTCAAAGTTTGTGGGTGGatttatatgaaaatgaaaagggagAAGATTTGAGGGAGATATTGCCATGTTCCCCTCTTTCTTTAAAGCAGAAAATGTTCGTGAGATTCTGAAGATTTCATTTCTTGAGATCTTAGCAAATCTTAAAGTAGCCCCACTTCGTCTCTTGTCCTGTCATACGTTCATGGATACTATGGTCTCTCTTAGATTTTCACTCTCCACTACAAGACAAAAGCAAAAGTGCCAAACAGCGTTATTatgtcctttctttttcttttcttttcttttcttttctttttttcaattttgaataatagagtagattattcttttcaaaattttttcctAATCTCTCAAGATTTTATCCGCACAATTTTAGAATCACATCATATGATTTTACTAAAAAGAATTTCTCCtgaatattggtttttttatacaattcaatttttatcttttttattaattttaaaacaagtgATTTGAAGAAGAGTATAAAATATATTGGGCCTTTCTatcagaattttttaaaaagttaaattgttttttattttaaattattttattttattttagtgtttttgaatcgtttcaacttgctgatattaaaaatatatttttaaaaataaaaaatatattattttaatatatttttaaataaaaaaatatttttaaaaacaattgctaCTACTATCTCAAATAGAGATAattattttcagttcggttcggtttttattcaaaaaacccaagccaatttattttaaaaaaaatcgaaatctgttcaaaccgaccgattttgggttcggtttggtttttttgacaaaacttgttcaaaccggtttggctcgatttttttcagtttggcttggtttttttccgattttgctcggtttttttccaatttttttgatttcagaCTTATATAACCGAACCagttagttttttcaaaaattttatcgatttaattgggtttttttacagtttgatttttttggtttttttttcagttttctcaatttaattggttttttagtttatttgctCACCCCTAATCTCAAACACCCCTTGCTAATAAATCatgttatttatattacatgtaATATCAAATAGTATTGTGTTCTTACATGCATCAAGTAAAGaatcatatcaattttttatcttaaaatcttttttaaaaaaatatttgtaagttttttcaaccaaaagtaaaagtttttattgtttaaaaaataaaaaaacgctTCCACATCTTAATTTAAAGCATATCCaaattatatcaatattaagagggaaaaaaaagatgctAACTATATGCTCATTAAAAGCATACAAAGAAGATTTTATacaagataaattataattaggCTTGAAACTATAATACTATAGAAaggaaaacttttatttttcagtaaTCCAAAGCTCTCTTCAAAAATCTTTCTCTCGCTATTCACCTTTTCTTGAACAATAATGATGGAAATGGGATGGATTATACCTCCCCGTCCTCGCCCTATATTGATAGAGACAAGTGATTTTGTCATCCTTGCAAACACAATCTAGATTACAagctgtttatatatataaaaaaaaaaatcattcacatGTCATTGGATTAAGAACaataattgttaattattattttttaaagcaaaataattaagaaatttgaaGTCGGTCATTGACCACTAAAGAGGGGTAAAGCCGATCATCAATCAAGAAGATTATTagaatttaataattgattggTCATGTTCTATATAGAATAGAAATCTTTAGCAAGATAAAATGGATATTAtagattaatataaatacatttgaTTATCAAAAGGATATGTATAAAGAAGTATAAAGTATacaaaaattaagattatatagcccttattaattataaatagtttatataggattacaattttatatttacataaaatttgtctctataataatataaataggtCATTCAACAACGGAAAATTAATAGTCAGCCccataaacataatttatttgcaCTTTCtactatttattgatttattttgattattgcagtttatttgttttacttacaatctttttttaatcctttcattttcttttatgttcttttgtagtttgtttttttagtattatcatttttcttttttaactaattagaGATCAAGTTAAGaattaacatttcatttgaTTAGTGAGGCTACTATATGCCTCTACTTAGAACTaagattaaaattatagtttcttcttgtttgatgaaaaaaaattaataaaagattatataTTAATAGATGATCGATAGACAAATTTTTATTAAAGACAATCTAAATATGCATAAAAATCCCTTTATAGAAAGAGTGAGGAAGATACAAAGTCAAACATCATCTTCATCCACGTAAAAGATTGCTTTAGATCTTGAGCAAGTCAAATgacatattttaaaagaaatttctaaaaagatggAAAAAGCCATCACAAagatgataagaaaataaaaaataagcaacCAACTCGAACTTGAAGAAACACATGTATTGGTTAAACAAGTAAACCAAATATCGAGCATGAGAAATgctataaaaatattcaatgtaGTAGGTCAATAACTAAATAACTAgagcaaagaaaattattagtATAATGATGGCCTAAATCTAGCCACTCAAATAACATGATCAAAAGGCAGTATTTATCACTTAGAAAGAACAAAATGGAGATGTTCTTATTAATGAGAAAATcacctcaactaaaaaaaagttttaaatttataagcaTGGTGACAATTGAATAAGATAATAAACTTGAGGGCAATATTATTGTACAAACTACCCTTATAAAGCCTAAATTAGTGTCAACTAATAATTGTATGAACAAATATGCATaaccaaataaagaaaatatttttttttaaaattatttaattagctAACATATCAAACAATGAAACATGGTTGGCATTTTAGAGGAACAATGTTTGATTTTTGACAACAttcatggttgtttttttttatcaattttaaaataaaaggcaagtCAATATTCCTTCATTTGTCTTAAATAAAGGAGTATGAATCACATTGTTTATACTAAAATAAACCATTGACGTATTGTGTGAATAAGAACAATAATTGTTCACCACTGGTTTTCAAgcaaactagtaaaaaaaaaaattgatcatcgACTAATGAGGAAGGGTAAAGTCGACCATTAACTAATGAGGAGAGAGTTTAGCAACCAATCAATCAAGTCCTGTATATAATAAAAGACTGAAATATGATAACCGGTGAATATTACAAATTGATACAAACATGTATGACTATTATAAAAGTGTGTGCAAATAAAGGAGTACAAAACTATACTAGGATTAAGATTGCACAATCCTCATCTAGTATAAGTAATTCGTATAGGattagaattttatatttatgtaaaatcatgtttttataacaaaataaataggataTTCAACAACTTAAGATGATGGTCaaccctatatatataatttattcatatttttccataatatactgcttcttttttttcttatcgtggtttatttcttttatttacaagctttattttattgcttttattcttttatgttCTTCTCTAGTTTGTGTTTCTGGCGTTATCTTTTTTTACCTtcttaaaaatcaagttaagaACTTGTTTAATTAGTGAGTTGTTATATGACTCCGTTTAAGATTAAATTTCTAATTGTAGTTTCTCCTTATTGgaatgaagaaacaaaaaatatataatatatcgATCAAGAAATCAACAATCGATCAACGGGTTGACAATAATTAATCATcatattatcttttaaaaatatcaaaatcttgAATAAAACTTCACCACAAGGTGATAAATCCACCAAGAGGATAcacaaataacaaagaaaagaacttCAAAGGGGAGTAAAATCACCAAATAAATTGgattgagaaaaaatcaaatgtaaTGGTATAACCACCAAAATTAGTATTagttaaaagaaagaaggttTTTAGGATAAAGAGAAAGggattaaaagcaaaaatatttatatttctattcTGATTAATTAAGATAAATGCATGGATTACATCCTGGGGAATTTGACAAGTTATAAGTATTGAACCtagaaatgattattttataactGATAAAAATAATGAGTTAAAAATGATTAGTTTTATGATGAAATTTTAGGTTTTATATTTATACCATTTCAGTTTCAGTTTTTTCACATTCTCTTATTactagagaataatataaattatatcgtGAGATCTCACCAAACAGTTTAaatttttgggttgaattgattctttaacatggtatcagaacctTGATGATCAAGCGATCACGAATTCGAATTTTATAATctgtatttatttgataaaaatta contains:
- the LOC133675936 gene encoding two-component response regulator ARR5-like isoform X1 yields the protein MATAGEILRRSLTEEVGFSKGSVSGSEELHVLAVDDSFVDRKVIERLLKISSCKVTVVESGSRALQYLGLDGEKSSVGFNDLKINLIMTDYSMPGMTGYELLKKIKQESSAFREIPVVIMSSENILARIDRCLEEGAEEYILKPVKLSDVKRIKDVIMGGDGEQKKRRSVRKRGREDCFYSLSQPQLVQSSSSPAFDFLPSELQSSSPFSTLSLSKRPKLQTRD
- the LOC133675936 gene encoding two-component response regulator ARR5-like isoform X2 codes for the protein MATAGEILRRSLTEEVGFSKGSVSGSEELHVLAVDDSFVDRKVIERLLKISSCKVTVVESGSRALQYLGLDGEKSSVGFNDLKINLIMTDYSMPGMTGYELLKKIKESSAFREIPVVIMSSENILARIDRCLEEGAEEYILKPVKLSDVKRIKDVIMGGDGEQKKRRSVRKRGREDCFYSLSQPQLVQSSSSPAFDFLPSELQSSSPFSTLSLSKRPKLQTRD